One Ictalurus furcatus strain D&B chromosome 7, Billie_1.0, whole genome shotgun sequence genomic window, CTTAAATAATAGTAAGTAATAGCAATCTTTGGCAAATGTTCCATGCCAGATGTCATATGACCATAATCATAGAAGAACACTGTGTTTTAAAGTTCAGAATATTTTGGGAACAGTGCTGACTTTATTAACAATAGCAGAATGACCCCTGTACAGTACGTTATGAAAATggctaacaaaaaaataaacaaaggagaactaaatgctaatgttagggATATGTTCTCTGTTTGCAGGGTCAGTAAATTAACAGTGAATACTTaatatctaaaaaaacaaaaaacaacacacacacacacacacacacacacacacacacacacacacacacacacacacactattgttCTAATTAAATACGAGTTTCATCAcaatgaaaatttaaaaaaatcctgccTAATACcaataaatatgaatacagtTGAATTGAAATTAATTGAACCTCAGCAGAAGCCCAGTCTATCTTTGAGCTGTGATAACTGTAGCAATATCCATTATATTTCACCCAGCCGAATGGACAGCATCCCAGGCATGTCCCCACTTCAGTTTGCTTCATGGCTTCTGAAAAGGAAATACACAAAGAGAGTAGCTTATTTATAACTTCAGTTGTaggaaattataatatttttattaaaaagtcaGTACCGAGTACTGAGGAATTCTTTAAATAATGTTGCTGATTTGTGCAAGTTTGTAATTACCTTGTACAAGCTGATCAAAATAACCCTctagaaaaaatgaaaaagagaagagaaaaaaaagagacgtGTCAGTAGTGCTGGTGGCTATAACGACTCTTTTACTGATTATTTTCAAGGCGTTCATTTGATTATTACCTGAAAGAGGTTTCTCCACATCAGCTTATATGGAgagaaaacattatttttagtaCATGCGTCTATGTTTATTAATTTGAATGACAAAGTAAGGTTgcaatattaaaaacacaattttaagAGTCACTAGCCCGAGCTATTGCACATgatattttctttaacagctacAAAAATGTCATGAATGCACAAGAATATTATAACTACATATTTTAACTAGTTATGGACAGGTTTGAAAAGCTTTAACTGTATTAATCTTAGTTACCAGAAGCTGCTGCTGCAATGGCGAGAATAAGAAGCAAAACCACTTCAGTCTGACGAGCCATAACTCTAGTTTTTCATGCACTAAAAGAAAAGcattcattaattaaattacattcattAAATAAACCTGGGACAGGTAACAATCCTTAAAAGTTCCTTAAAATGACACTTACCTCTAATCAGGAGACTCTTTTTGCTTGATATAAAACATGAGTGAAGTGATGGTGCTTATATAGTAATGGGAACCCCTATCACCACCACTaccaaaataaaatgttgatCTGAGGCTAACGCCTAAGAaggtcatgtcatgtcacttagaccagtacagaatgtttatctgcatgcagagacacaaacatgttcttctctTCAAGGTTCATCTGCATATCTTATAAGACCCTGAAataaagcctgtttgaactgcctcaaaccgcttctCATCGGCACACAGAAGTATATCATGCtctgcatttcatatatatagtaattgTTCAGCACAAGTGcctcagagcgctctcattattctatcctgtgtTCTTCTATCCTGTactaaccatctttctgtaataaaccttttttccaCCTCAGAGGACgcgtctgcgagtgttgtctaatttccacgacacttGTTATAGATCTCCTTATCAAAACTTTCTGGCTTCATCTGACCCCACCCTGTCTAAACTATCTAAACTCTACAGTTTCAGAAGGGACACAGATAGCATCACACAGATGTGTGCATCACCGCCAAACCACAATCCAACTCAGTAAGAAAGTGAAGGCATGCCTCTAAATACAAGGCCAGATTTACTGTGAAAAGCTTCCAGTTTATTTGTATTATCTAACAGTTATACATAACTGATCCGTCAAGACTAATTTCCATTCCTTCATGAACCATGATCTGCTTTTTCAGCTGCCTAGGCTAGTAATTTCTCCACATCTAAATAACTTTCAGATCTACTTTTTGAATATAACCAGATGCTCCCAGTAACATTAAATACACAggatataaagtatatatatcTTTAATGATACTTATCCAGAAacgcaatatatatatatatatatatatatatatatatatatatatatatatatatatatatatatatatcatgcacaATACAACATAGTACCGTGACAAACAAATCTGTAATTATTAAAGTTATCTGTGCAATAAAGGTTCTTATCACTTACATCTTCTTGGATATCTTGATTGGACAATCCCTCTAATTTCTCCATTTGgttattaataaagtattatcttatcttatcttatcataTCCCAGGACTGTCAGTATGCCTTAGATGAACTTTTGGTCTTATTCTGAAATGAATCCTGAACAACCCCAGAACTTGTAATGCCGACTGTTAAAAGTtgtaactattaaaaaaaaaaaaaaaaacacttcatatTGATAACCACTTCATATTGATGTCTTGTTAATAGCCTTGAAGTAATCACTGATGGTTAAGCATTAAAGGTAGTTGTTGacatcattcagtcatgttGTCTGGAACTTTATATAACTGGACCCTAACAATGTTTAGTTGAATTCACCTGTTCTAAGAAATAATTTTCATTGAGTGGCTAAAAGATGTAGGTTTGCTGACATCTTTGTAACTGGAAACTTGATAATGATGGTCAGAATTTTCTGAACCTTTCTACTACAGGTTTGTTACCAAACCCAGAGGTAATGCAAACGTTTAAAACAGGCAAAAATCAAACTGTGTAAATGGTCACACTTCAATTTGTCGTCTAGGCAAATTATAGTTTGCGAGGTTGTAATTTGATGATGGTCAAGTACTGGAGGGGAAGGTGGAGGtgatgtgtacacacacatatccagtGGAAGATTCTATAGTTACACTTTATCTGACAAGAAACTGGCaacacaatataaatataaaaaatgctaCCCTGGGACAGTGGTATAGGATTGGTACCAGGCCTGCCACTACTGCAAAGTAGGGCCTTTCTccaattactttttaaaaacttaaatcatggagaaatagatttaatAAGTTCAGGGGCTTGGATACATATGATCATTTACATCATGTGTTGCAGCTGCATTTTTcttcattgagaagaagaattGTCAGCTTCATCTACGCATTGATTATAAAGGCTTAAACTACAGAACTGTCGAACACTGCGATTCATTCCTGCTACTTTCACAGTCTTTAGAACAGCTAATGGGGAAAGAAATATACCCAACACTGTACCTGAGATGTTCTCAACTGATATGTTGACATGCAAATGGAAAATGTGATTTCTGTGACCAGTCATTCTTTTCAAAATGATAACCATTTAAGAAATAATTTCACAAACACCAAAgtctaaagttttttttttattgctgaaaTTATGCTAAACTGGCACAGTAAGGATTTTGTAAATCCATCAGTGACAAGAAAAacttagtatagtagtattatAGTTGGTGAGGGGAAGCTGTGAGCATTTCAGTAAAGCTTCTTGGCACACACAAAGGGAAATTTCTTTTTACAGCGAATGTCATTCCAGTCCCTTTGTTCTgcagacacagaaaaaaaaaaagattttaaaatgacattttaataaaaaatgacacactaaacctgaatttataaaatattcGAAACACAATACAGCTACAAAAGAAATTTCTAAATCTGCTTACTGCCGTAGTTCATATGCACACAACACTCTCCAAGGAGATGATTTGGTTCTCTTGGGTTCCACTTGGTGTAAATCAATTTGGTGCCATCGGACCAAAACCACTTATATTTCTGGAAGTATGAACAGTGGACAGTCCATTACAGGCTATAATACTTGATAAAAATGCGATATTTCCTTCATCTGACtatgtttaattttaaaaatgttgttggaTACTTAGCGAACCTCCTGACAGCTAGAAAGGCCGATCCATGTTGGATTCTCCGCGGAGTCATGAGTACGGATAAGGGCCTTGGCCATTCGATACTTGTTTTCATTGTGTATTCCTTTATAGGAATTATCACCTATgtaacaattttaataaaatattgccAATTTTAGACATTGCACTAGAATATACTAGCTATGAATAAATCCTCCAACTCAGTGATGTAACATTCTATTATGGTGACATTATAGAATACTCCTACCATAATACCATGTTAGCATTATTGTATCTGAAATGCTAATACCAGAGATGataactgtactgtatatgaaataatttcataaagacatttaagatcttattttatttattatttattttttattatccgTATTGCTCAAATTTTCTTAAGATTTTACAGTGTGTTTCACAAATGTATTTGTGCCATCTTAGGACAaggaaatgcatttttttttacatcacattacagATGAGGTCAGAGTTTCAGTTTGATTTCTTGGCACACAGAAAAGGAAAGCTCTGATCACAGGGAATGTCATTCCAGTCCCGCTGCGCTGCAGAcagaaatgaatattaaaataattaaataatgttgtgaAAAAATTCATTTGAAACACCAATCACTGAAGTTCATTGAAggtacattaaaacaaaaaacaaaaacaaacaaacaaataaaaaaaacagacaaacaacacAGCTACATGAGGTTTCTAGACCCACTTACTGCCCCAGTTCATATGCACACAGCACTCTCCATTTCGAAAATTTGGCTCATTTTGATTCCACTTGGTGAACGTCACTTTGGTGCCATCAGACCAAAAACCACTCATTCTTCTGCAATGTTATAAAGGGACCGTTTATTAGTAGAGATAGATTAAATCCGATACCCAAATGATTTCTGTGAAAACATACTGGATATCAGATCCCATAAGAACTGGAATTGAACACGGAAAAGGAACTAGAAATGTATACATATCAAGAGCCTTGAGTTATTCTTTTGTCACGATTGGTTTTACTATAATAATACTttaaactttattatatttacaatccTCATCCAAACAAGTGTTTTTTGCATGAAACACCATGAAGTgcgtcagttaaaaaaaaaaaaaacataacttttGAAAGCTTTAAACGTACAAGCTTTATCAACATTATTTTACCTTCTGACAGGCAGACAGGCCAAGCCAAGTTGGGGGCTCCACGGGGTCAAATGCACGGATAAGGGCCTTGGCCATCAGATAGTCGTTTCTGACTGTGCACTGACATCAAGTTTGCGTTGAATTTCAGACAGTGTTTCTAGAAAGGAGAGAAGACTCAATGGCATCACTGCACATTCAATAACTGCGCTTATTATTAGTAATTCTCCTATTAATATACTCTATTTCCATATCCAAAGCCTACATGAAACTGCATAATTTATTTCATAGTTCACTCTAAAACCCAATGAATGTATCTACATTTATGATATTACTTCTTCTTCTGCAGGCTAAAGTCTAACACAGTATATGAAATAGGTGTATGCGACAACTGCAATGGATTATACTTTGTGAAGtagatttaaatttaattattcactaatcattattcattacacacaatCATCCATAATAATTATTGACCTGAATtcccttttaaataatttaaacattgGCCTATCTGTTGAAATTAAGTGCAAATCCACCTTTGCCAGCCTCCCTGAGAATATTAGAGAGTGTTCTAGGGACAATCCCAGAAAGTTTGTCTTATACAAACTAAAAAATCCCTATTTGGCAAACCTCCTGTTATGAGGCTGTAAGTGAATGTTATGGGAACATTCCCGAAATGTTAGGTTGTAGTTGCAAATAATAATACCTAATGATACTTAAATAATAGTAAGTAATAGCAATCTTTGGCAAATGTTCCATGCCAGATGTCATATGACCATAATCATAAAAGAACACTGTGTTTTAAAGTTCAGAATATTTTGGGAACAGTGCTGACTTTATTAACAATAGCAGAATGACCCCTGTACAGTACGTTATGAAAATggctaacaaaaaaataaacaaaggagaactaaatgctaatgttagggATATGTTCTCTGTTTGCAGGGTCAATAAATTAACAGTGAATACTTaatatctaaaaaaacaaaaaacaacacacaccacacacacacacacacacacaaacacacacacactattgttCTAATTAAATACGAGTTTCATCAcaatgaaaatttaaaaaaatcctgccTAATACcaataaatatgaatacagtTGAATTGAAATTAATTGAACCTCAGCAGAAGCCCAGTCTTATCTTTGAGCTGTGATAACTGTAGCAATATCCATTATATTTCACCCAGCCGAATGGACAGCATCCCAGGCATGTCCCCACTTCAGTTTGCTTCATGGCTTCTGAAAAGGAAATAGACAAAGAGAGTAGCTTATTTATAACTTCAGTTGTagaattataatatttttattaaaaagtcaGTACCGAGTGCTGAGGAATTCTTTAAATAATGTTGCTGATTTGTGCAAGTTTGTAATTACCTTGTACAAGCTGATCAAAATAACCCTCtagaaaaaatgaaaagagaagagaaaaaaaagagacgtGTCAGTAGTGCTGGTGGCTATAACGACTCTTTTACTGATTATTTTCAAGGCGTTCATTTGATTATTACCTGAAAGAGGTTTCTCCACATCAGCTTATATGGAgagaaaacattatttttagtaCATGCGTCTATGTTTATTAATTTGAATGACAAAGTAAGGTTgcaatattaaaaacacaaattttAAGAGTCACTAGCCCGAGCTATTGCACATgatattttctttaacagctacAAAAATGTCATGAATGCACAAGAATATTATAACTACATATTTTAACTAGTTATGGACAGGTTTGAAAAGCTTTAACTGTATTAATCTTAGTTACCAGAAGCTGCTGCTGCAATGGCGGAGaataaaaagcaaaaccacttcAGTCTGACGAGCCATAACTCTAGTTTTTCATGCACTAAAAGAAAAGcattcattaattaaattacattcattAAATAAACCTGGGACAGGTAACAATCCTTAAAAGTTCCTTAAAATTACACTTACCTCTAATCAGGAGACTCTTTTTGCTTGATATAAAAATGAGTGAAGTGATGGTGCTTATATAGTAATGGGAACCCCTATCACCACCACTaccaaaataaaatgttgatCTGAGGCTAACGCCTAAGAaggtcatgtcatgtcacttagaccagtacagaatgtttatctgcatgcagagacacaaacatgttcttctctTCAAGGTTCATCTGCATTCTTATAAGACCCTGAAataaagcctgtttgaactgcctcaaaccgcttctCATCGGCACACAGAAGTATATCATGCtctgcatttcatatatatagtaattgTTCAGCACAAGTGcctcagagcgctctcattattctatcctgtgtTCTTCTATCCTGTactaaccatctttctgtaataaaccttttttccaCCTCAGAGGACgcgtctgcgagtgttgtctaatttccacgacacttGTTATAGATCTCCTTATCAAAACTTTCTGGCTTCATCTGACCCCACCCTGTCTAAACTATCTAAACTCTACAGTTTCAGAAGGGACACAGATAGCATCACACAGATGTGTGCATCACCGCCAAACCACAATCCAACTCAGTAAGAAAGTGAAGGCATGCCTCTAAATACAAGGCCAGATTTACTGTGAAAAGCTTCCAGTTTATTTGTATTATCTAACAGTTATACATAACTGATCCGTCAAGACTAATTTCCATTCCTTCATGAACCATGATCTGCTTTTTCAGCTGCCTAGGCTAGTAATTTCTCCACATCTAAATAACTTTCAGATCAACTTTTTGAATATAACCAGATGCTCCCAGTAACATTAAATACACAggatataaagtatatatatcTTTAATGATACTTATCCAGAAacgcaatatatatatatatatatatatatatatatatatatatatatatatatatatatatatatatatatatatatatcatgcacaATACAACATAGTACCGTGACAAACAAATCTGTAATTATTAAAGTTATCTGTGCAATAAAGGTTCTTATCACTTACATCTTCTTGGATATCTTGATTGGACAATCCCTCTAATTTTCTCCATTTGgttattaataaagtattatctttatcttatcttatcataTCCCAGGACTGTCAGTATGCCCTAGATGAACTTTTGGTCTTATTCTGAAATGATTACATGGCAAAAAAATATgccagaaaacaacaacaaccccagaACTTGTAATGCCGACTGTTAAAAGTtgtaactattaaaaaaaaaaaacacttcatatTGATAACCACTTCATATTGATGTCTTGTTAATAGCCTTGAAGTAATCACTGATGGTTAAGCATTAAAGGTAGTTGTTGacatcattcagtcatgttGTCTGGAACTTTATATAACTGGACCCTAACAATGTTTAGTTGAATTCACCTGTTCTAAGAAATAATTTTCATTGAGTGGCTAAAAGATGTAGGTTTGCTGACATCTTTGTAACTGGAAACTTGATAATGATGGTCAGAattttctgaacttttctaCTACAGGTTTGTTACCAAACCCAGAGGTAATGCAAACGTTTAAAACAGGCAAAAATCAAACTGTGTAAATGGTCACACTTCAATTTGTCGTCTAGGCAAATTATAGTTTGCGAGGTTGTAATTTGATGATGGTCAGGTACTGGAGGGGAAGATGGAGGtgatgtgtacacacacatatccagtGGAAGATTCTATAGTTACACTTTATCTGACAAGAAACTGGCaacacaatataaatataaaaaatgctaCCCTGGGACAGTGGTATAGGATTGGTACCAGGCCTGCCACTACTGCAAAGTAGGGCCTTTCTccaattactttttaaaaacttaaatcatggagaaatagatttaatAAGTTCAGGGGCTTGGATACATATGATCATTTACATCATGTGTTGCAGCTGCATTTTTCTTCATTGAGAGAAGAATTGTCAGCTTCATCTACGCATTGATTATAAAGGCTTAAACTACAGAACTGTCGAACACTGCGATTCATTCCTGCTACTTTCACAGTCTTTAGAACAGCTAATGGGGAAAGAAATATACCCAACACTGTACCTGAGATGTTCTCAACTGATATGTTGACATGCAAATGGAAAATGTGATTTCTGTGACCAGTCATTCTTTTCAAAATGATAACCATTTAAGAAATAATTTCACAAACACCAAAgtctaaagtttttttttattgctgaaaTTATGCTAAAACTGGCACAGTAAGGATTTTGTAAATCCATCAGTGACAAGAAAAACTTAGTATAATAGTATTATAGTTGGTGAGGGGAAGCTGTGAGCATTTCAGTAAAGCTTCTTGGCACACACAAAGGGAAATTTCTTTTTACAGCGAATGTCATTCCAGTCCCTTTGTTCTgcagacacagaaaaaaaaaaagattttaaaatgacattttaataaaaaatgacacactaaacctgaatttataaaatattcGAAACACAATACAGCTACAAAAGAAATTTCTAAATCTGCTTACTGCCGTAGTTCATATGCACACAACACTCTCCAAGGAGATGATTTGGTTCTCTTGGGTTCCACTTGGTGTAAATCAATTTGGTGCCATCGGACCAAAACCACTTATATTTCTGGAAGTATGAACAGTGGACAGTCCATTACAGCTATAATACTTGATAAAAATGCGATATTTCCTTCATCTGACtagtttaattttaaaaatgttgttggaTACTTAGCGAACCTCCTGACAGCTAGAAAGGCCGATCCATGTTGGATTCTCCGCGGAGTCATGAGTACGGATAAGGGCCTTGGCCATTCGATACTTGTTTTCATTGTGTATTCCTTTATAGGAATTATCACCTATgtaacaattttaataaaatattgccAATTTTAGACATTGCACTAGAATATACTAGCTACGAATAAATCCTCCAACTCAGTGATGTAACATTCTATTATGGTGACATTATAGAATACTCCTACCATAATACCATGTTAGCATTATTGTATCTGAAATGCTAATACCAGAGATGataactgtactgtatatgaaataatttcataaagacatttaagatcttattttatttattatttattttttattattcatattgcTCAAATTTTCTTAAGATTTTACAGTGTGTTTTCACAAATGTATTTGTGCCATCTTAGGAcaaggaaatgtattttttacatcacattacagATGAGGTCAGAGTTTCAGTTTAATTTCTTGGCACACAGAAAAGGAAAGCTCTGATAACATGGAATGTCATTTCAGTCCCGCTGCGCTgcagacagaaataaatattaaaataattaaataatgttgtgaAAAAATTCATTTGAAACACCAATCACTGAAGTTCATTGAaggtacattaaaaaaaacaacaacaaaaaacaaaaaacaaaacaaacaaacaaacaacacagcTACATGAGGTTTCTAGACCCACTTACTGCCCCAGTTCATATGCACACAGCACTCTCCATTCAGAAAATTTGGCTCAGTTGGATTCCACTTGGTGAACGTCACTTTGGTGCCATCAGACCAAAACCACTCATTCTTCTGCAATGTTATAAAGGGACCGTTTATTAGTAGAGATAGAACAAATCCGATACCCAAATGATTTCTGTGAAAACATACTGGATATCAGATCCCATAAGAACTGGAATTGAACACGGAAAAGGAACTAGAAATGTATACATATCAAGAGCCTTGAGTTATTCTTTTGTTACGATTGGTTTTACTATAATAATACTttaaactttattatatttataatcctCATCCAAACAAGTGTTTTTTGCATGAAACACCATGAAGTgcgtcagttaaaaaaaaacaacataacttTTGAAAGCTTTAAACGTACAAGCTTTATCAACATTATTTTACCTTCTGACAGTCAGACAGGCCAAGCCAAGTTGGGGGCTCCACGGGGTCAAATGCACGGATAAGGGCCTTGGCCATCAGATAGTCCTTCTGACTGTGCACTGACATCAAGTTTGCGCTTAATTTCAGACAGTGTTTCTAGAAAGGAGAGAAGACTCATTGGCATCACTGCACATTCAATAACTGCACTTATTATTAGTAATTCTCCTATTAATATACTCTATTTCCATATCCAAAGCCTACATGAAACTGCATAATTTATTTCATAGTTCACTCTAAAACCCAATGAATGCATCTACATTTATGATATTACTTCTTCTTCTGCAGGCTAAAGTCTAACACAGTATATGAAATAGGTGTATACGACAACTGCAATGGATTATACTTTGTGAAGtagatttaaatttaattattcattaatcattattcattacacacaatCATCCATAATAATTATTGACCTGAATtcccttttaaataatttaaacattgGCCTATCTGTTGAAATTAAGTGCAAATCCACCTTTGCCAGCCTCCCTGAGAATATTACAGAGTGTTCTAGGGACAATCCCAGAAAGTTTGTCTTATACAAACTAAAAAATCCCTATTTGGCAAACCTCCTGTTATGAGACTGTAAGTGAATGTTATGGGAACATTCCCGGAATGTTAGGTTGTAGTTGCAAATAATAATACCTAATAATACTTAAATAATAGTAAGTAATAGCAATCTTTGGCAAATGTTCCATGCCAGATGTCATATGACCATAATCATAGAAGAACACTGTGTTTTAAAGTTCAGAATATTTTGGGAACAGTGCTGACTTTATTAACAATAGCAGAATGACCCCTGTACAGTACGTTATGAAAATggctaacaaaaaaataaaacaaaattgcaCTGCTAAAAGGAGAGATTAAAAGTGCTGTGCTCAAATAAAGTGCAaacgttgaaaaaaaaaattagtcaaGTAGCAAGATATTTCAAAATTCAACACTAAATATCACTGAGCTCTGAAATTCTCATGTGCATTACTTCATCTGATCTGGTGAGTCTTAAAACTTATCTGTAGACAGTATTCTGACAGAGAACCCAGTTGTGAAAAgcagaattaaataaaagcttgcCAGGGAGTGCACTTTATAAATGACGTTTACATCTCTAGTTATTCATTTGACAGATACATTTATACGCCAAGCATCTCGTGTTAAAGA contains:
- the LOC128610733 gene encoding lactose-binding lectin l-2-like, with the translated sequence MKWISAEKHCLKLSANLMSVHSQKDYLMAKALIRAFDPVEPPTWLGLSDCQKKNEWFWSDGTKVTFTKWNPTEPNFLNGECCVHMNWGSKWVCDNSYKGIHNENKYRMAKALIRTHDSAENPTWIGLSSCQEKYKWFWSDGTKLIYTKWNPREPNHLLGECCVHMNYGKQRDWNDIRCKKKFPFVCAKKLY